The Candidatus Cloacimonadota bacterium genomic interval GATGAACATATTTCAAAGCAATTATTGAATATTCATCTTAATCCAGACATTGATCTTGCAAGTAGAAAACTATCAACAATAAATAAAACTGCTAACTGGATTCTAAGTACACAAAAAGAAAACTGTAAATTAGATATTCTTGATTTGGGGTGTGGTCCTGGTTTGTATTCTGAAATTTTTGCAAAAAAAGGACACAATGTAACAGGAATCGATATTTCGAAACATTCAATTGAATATGCGAAAAAATCTGCAATTGATCAAAAGCTAAATATTTCTTATCAAAATGCAAACTATCTAAATATCGATTTAGAAGCAGACAAATACGATTTAGTTGTTTTAATTTATACTGACTTTGGAGTTTTGGATCCAAAAGAAAGAGATAAACTTTTGAGTCTGATTTATCGAGTTCTTAAAAAAGGTGGTACTTTCATTTTTGATGTCCTTAAAGACAACGAATTAGAAAAACGAATATCTCCAAAAAACTGGGAAGCAGTAGAAAGTGGATTTTGGAGTGCTTCTCCATACATCGCATTATCAGAGTCATTCTTATATGAATCAAGCAAAGTGATTTTGTTTCAACATATCATTGCCGATTCAAATGAAAACATTGAAACTTATCGATTTTGGACACATTTCTTTTCTCAAAATGATATTATAAAAATCTTAAAACCACATAAATTTACTAACATTAATTTTAGAGTAGATATTCTCCCAAAAGAAGATTTATGGAGTGGTGATAATGTTATATTTAGTTTGTGCTCTAAAAGTTGAAAGAGTTTAAAATAAATGCCATGTAACAAGCGTGTCGTTGTTCAGGTTCATTGGTGGTTTTGTCCTGAACCTTACGGTTCAGGATTTAGGTTGTTTGATTACGATTGGAATCATTATTATTCCGCCGCACACACAAAACTTAATCCTATTTCGTGATCAACATCTTCTCTTCATTTTTTTAATACAACAGAGATCTCATTAGGTACGCAAACGATCGGGAAAGTATCATTCAATCCTTGCTGCTCGAATCATAATCTGTCTGCTGTAATCTTTAGAAATCTCTGCCAGATAATATTTTATTGACACAGAACAACATTATTCAGTTTTTGCGATAGAAAATACTTAAAAAAGAGGTACAATGAGTTTACTCGATAAAGTAAGAGATTTTACAGCGGCGAGAGAAGTCATAGCTTTAGGACATTATCCGTATTTCCGGGTGATCAGTTCCGAGCAGGATACGGAAGTTATGATGAATGGAAAAAAAATGCTGATGCTTGGCTCGAACAGTTATCTCGGACTGACCAATCATCCGCGAATTATTGAAGCAGCCAAAAAAGCAACCGACAAATATGGAACAGGTTGTGCAGGTTCTCGCTTCTTGAACGGAACTCTCGATATTCATATAGAACTGGAACACGAATTGGCTAAACTGGTTGGAAAAGAAGCATCACTCGCCTTCGCAGCCGGATATATGGCAAATCTCGGAGCGATTTCATCCATGGTCGAGCGGGGAGAATTTATTGTTACAGACAAATTTGATCATGCTTCGATTTTGGATGGCTGTATGCTTTCCATGGGAAAAATGGTTCGCTTTAATCATAATAATATGAAACATCTGGAAACTGTTCTAAAAAATAAAGTTGCCGGAAAAGGTGCCTTGATCGTTGTTGATGGTATTTTCAGTATGGAAGGTGATATTGCTGATATTCCAAATATTTGTAAATTGGCGAAAAAATATAATGTCAGCGTTATGGTCGATGAAGCTCATTCTCTTGGAGTTATGCATAAAACCGGAGCTGGAGCAACTATGCATTTTGGATGCTCTGATGATGTCGAACTGATCATGGGAACTTTCAGTAAATCACTGGCTTCTGTTGGCGGATTTATTGCCGGATCAGAAGATGTCATCCATTATATGAAGCATCATGCTCGTCCTTTGATCTTCAGTGCTTCTCTTCCACCAGCATCGGCAGCTACGGTTTTGGAAGCTCTGAAAATTATGAAAGAAGAACCGGAACGGATCGATCATCTCTGGGAAAACACGCATTACATGGCAGAGAATTTCAAAAATATGGGTTATAATACCGGAAGTTCCTGCACTCCGGTCATACCTCTTCATGTCGGTGATATGATGAACTCCTTCAAGATGTGGAAACAACTCGACGATGAGGGTGTATTTATCAATCCGGTTGTTCCGCCTGCTGTTCCCCCTAACGATACGCTGATCAGAACAAGTTTTATGGCAACTCATACCAGGAAGCAGTTAGACTTTGCTTTGGAAAAATTTGAAAAGATCGGGAAGAATGTGGGGATAATATAGATAAATCAAGTTTCAAAGTAATATAGAACCGCATCGCAAAAAAATAAATGGTTAAAACCGTTTGCCCTTTTTTTGAATCTCATTCTCACAAATAAATTTGAGAGTTTCTCTTATGACCTCCTTAATATACATTATTCGTGCATTATTCGTGAAAATCTGTGCTAATCCGTGAACAAAAAAGATTTGGATTCTCTCTGCGTCTTTCTCGTTCTCTGCGGTGAAAAAACTTTTTTTAAAATCCCACATTATTTAGGAATAATTCTTGCATTAATACAGAACAGAAATATTTTATAGTGTCAAAGAAGGAGGAAGAATGAAAAGGATTTTCTTTATAACACTGTTTCTGTTTACATTTGTTTCTGTCATGGCTGTCCACCAAAGTAACACTAATGCTCAAATTGTTGCTGAAAATTTCCTGAATAATAAAATTCAAAGCTCTAATATTATCGAAAATTATATGATCGAGGAAAATGATCAAACGATTGCTTATATATTTAATCTCAAACCAAAAGGTTTTATCGCGGTCTCATCTGATAATGATGTCTATCCAATAATCGCTTATTCATTTAAAAATAAACTTTTTATGGAAGATGGAGAAGACAATCTTATTTACAGGATGATCAAAGAGGATGTTTCTAAAAGAATAAAATATTATGCTGTTAATCGAGAAGAAGCTGTTCAGAATCAGCAGATCTGGAGAAATTTCCTGAACAGTGAAATTGGCAGCAGGGATTTCCTGCAATATCCTTCCGCCGGTTCGACTCCAACCGACGGTTGGGTCGAAACGCAATGGAATCAATCCGGAGTTTATAATGATTTCTGTCCGCTTGATAACAGCGGAGAACGGTCTGTTGTTGGTTGTGTTGCAACTGCAATGGCAATGATCATCGATTTTCATGGATATGCAGGCAATATCTCGTTCAATAATTCCGATAATTATTATTCGGGAAGCGGCGGACACATCGATAATGATCATGAAGAAAGGGATTTTCCATCCTTTCCTGAATTAAACATTTATCTCGATAACATGGTCGAACATTATGAAAATGGAGAAATGTTGACCGGTACTGATTTAGCTGCTTTGAATTTTGCCTGTGGAATTTCAGTTGAGATGTGGTACAGTTCCGGTGGTTCTGGTGCCTACACTTCTAATGTTGCTCAGGCATTACTGAATAAATTCGGTTTCGATTCTGCAACCTGGATTGATAATGATGATCAATCTTTTTATAACCAGTTATCTAATGAAATGATGAACATGCGACCTGCGGAAATGTCTATTTATACAGCAGGTTGGAACAATGGTCATGCTATTATCTGCGATGGATATAACACTGACGATTACTATCATTTGAATTA includes:
- a CDS encoding class I SAM-dependent methyltransferase yields the protein DEHISKQLLNIHLNPDIDLASRKLSTINKTANWILSTQKENCKLDILDLGCGPGLYSEIFAKKGHNVTGIDISKHSIEYAKKSAIDQKLNISYQNANYLNIDLEADKYDLVVLIYTDFGVLDPKERDKLLSLIYRVLKKGGTFIFDVLKDNELEKRISPKNWEAVESGFWSASPYIALSESFLYESSKVILFQHIIADSNENIETYRFWTHFFSQNDIIKILKPHKFTNINFRVDILPKEDLWSGDNVIFSLCSKS
- a CDS encoding pyridoxal phosphate-dependent aminotransferase family protein; protein product: MSLLDKVRDFTAAREVIALGHYPYFRVISSEQDTEVMMNGKKMLMLGSNSYLGLTNHPRIIEAAKKATDKYGTGCAGSRFLNGTLDIHIELEHELAKLVGKEASLAFAAGYMANLGAISSMVERGEFIVTDKFDHASILDGCMLSMGKMVRFNHNNMKHLETVLKNKVAGKGALIVVDGIFSMEGDIADIPNICKLAKKYNVSVMVDEAHSLGVMHKTGAGATMHFGCSDDVELIMGTFSKSLASVGGFIAGSEDVIHYMKHHARPLIFSASLPPASAATVLEALKIMKEEPERIDHLWENTHYMAENFKNMGYNTGSSCTPVIPLHVGDMMNSFKMWKQLDDEGVFINPVVPPAVPPNDTLIRTSFMATHTRKQLDFALEKFEKIGKNVGII